The Halobaculum sp. MBLA0143 genome includes a region encoding these proteins:
- a CDS encoding helix-turn-helix domain-containing protein: MCPNRNPTRTSRPPRGRFETARPAGVRHGATAPNRGVPPPENGSESTEERVPRRAESAEASPTDVSDAAEVPRTRVYDAAAALRERGLAERERASPTEFHPVSAETATRRAQREPNDPTVELSTALGALEPGRRDSRGAVSGRRPRRRRRVHRAVPGHRTPRERDRSRCRAVRVAVDRRRHPRRATAGRRRPTHPRECAPDRRRVPPHRP, encoded by the coding sequence TTGTGTCCCAACCGCAACCCGACGCGTACCAGCCGGCCACCCCGTGGCCGGTTCGAGACGGCACGTCCGGCGGGGGTTCGACACGGAGCGACGGCACCGAACCGGGGGGTCCCACCGCCGGAGAACGGTAGTGAGTCGACAGAGGAGCGAGTACCTCGCCGAGCGGAGAGTGCCGAAGCGTCGCCGACGGACGTGAGCGACGCCGCCGAGGTGCCCCGAACGCGGGTGTACGACGCCGCCGCCGCGCTACGGGAGCGGGGGCTCGCCGAGCGAGAACGGGCGTCACCGACGGAGTTCCACCCCGTCTCGGCCGAGACGGCGACCAGACGGGCCCAACGGGAGCCGAACGACCCGACGGTGGAACTGTCGACGGCGCTCGGGGCGCTAGAGCCGGGTCGACGAGATTCTCGGGGCGCTGTGAGCGGCCGCCGACCGCGGCGTCGCCGTCGGGTTCACCGCGCTGTCCCCGGCCACCGAACGCCGCGTGAGAGAGATCGTTCCCGGTGCCGAGCCGTTCGAGTCGCCGTGGACCGACGACGGCACCCCCGCCGGGCGACTGCCGGCCGTCGCCGACCGACGCACCCTCGTGAGTGTGCTCCCGACAGACGACGGGTCCCTCCCCACCGTCCGTGA
- a CDS encoding histidine kinase N-terminal 7TM domain-containing protein: MISLVDNIGVYVLVYLLATVGCAVGTGRALRVEDAETRTGLLGLLVGSGGWALLQTLFLVAPTYQVAYLSYVASLVVGLSSIYAWLYFASAFTGRTLHRSRVWRQVAVVSFLLIVGLKLTNPLHGSYFDITWTTEPFAHYATTHGVSHWVITGASYVAAGIGFFMLFEAFTEADYDTLPLAGLSVLTAAPVGLDLLGYTTDVFIEMNYEPIGVAVFAVGALFVFRDRFFVVQASDTTQKPLLYFDANDRLRDYNDHAEVVYPEIRRRCGDSLTAAFPDIAAALDTETAIVERDAGEGAGYYLVTETQASHAGPSDSRVIHLTDVTGAERRRRELDRHNQQLESISAGLRHELLNQLNILQGWIRETERAVTDGDTDSAEDALETVNDAGDRAVDIIEDFVSLTQYGTTLDGTSRLSLESVVVEARTATDTDVSLLVAADETVEGSRSRLVHMVTSAAEFAAANGADSLAVGVDGDAVTFTDDGDPVGDETNPDDYFDLDAAVPNSRAGLALPKVRVLAQLHGWTVRLDEGYETGVRVVVATSGAGRGPVTSTPTETTASTSEPAEEPQSSQASTSTESGRENRLPSVVPDGLRQRARGWTSDD, encoded by the coding sequence ATGATAAGTCTCGTCGACAACATCGGTGTGTACGTCCTCGTGTACCTCCTCGCCACGGTCGGTTGCGCGGTCGGGACCGGCCGCGCACTTCGCGTGGAAGACGCCGAGACGCGAACTGGGTTGCTCGGACTGCTCGTGGGGAGCGGCGGGTGGGCGTTACTCCAGACGCTGTTTCTGGTCGCACCGACGTACCAGGTCGCGTATCTGAGCTACGTCGCCAGTCTCGTCGTCGGGCTCAGTTCGATCTACGCGTGGCTCTACTTCGCCTCTGCGTTCACCGGTCGGACGCTCCACCGCAGCCGCGTCTGGCGACAGGTCGCAGTCGTCTCGTTCCTCCTGATCGTCGGGCTGAAGCTGACCAACCCGTTGCACGGGTCGTACTTCGACATCACCTGGACGACGGAGCCGTTCGCACACTACGCGACCACACACGGTGTCTCCCACTGGGTGATCACGGGTGCCTCCTACGTCGCCGCCGGTATCGGCTTCTTCATGCTGTTCGAGGCGTTCACCGAGGCGGACTACGACACGCTACCGTTGGCTGGACTGTCCGTGTTGACCGCCGCGCCGGTCGGACTAGACCTGCTCGGCTACACGACGGACGTGTTCATCGAGATGAACTACGAGCCGATCGGTGTCGCGGTGTTCGCCGTCGGTGCGCTGTTCGTCTTCCGCGACCGCTTCTTCGTGGTGCAGGCGTCGGACACGACACAGAAGCCGTTGTTGTACTTCGACGCCAACGACCGACTCAGAGACTACAACGACCACGCAGAGGTGGTGTATCCGGAGATTCGACGGCGGTGTGGTGACAGTCTGACTGCAGCGTTTCCGGACATCGCAGCCGCACTCGACACGGAGACCGCGATCGTCGAACGAGACGCCGGCGAGGGAGCGGGGTACTATCTGGTGACGGAGACGCAGGCCTCACACGCCGGCCCCAGCGACAGCCGTGTGATCCACCTCACAGATGTCACCGGAGCGGAGCGCCGACGGCGCGAGCTCGACCGTCACAATCAGCAGTTGGAGAGCATCTCTGCGGGGCTACGACACGAGCTGTTGAATCAACTGAACATTCTCCAGGGGTGGATCCGTGAGACCGAACGGGCTGTCACGGACGGCGACACGGACAGTGCCGAGGACGCGCTGGAGACGGTCAACGACGCCGGCGACCGCGCTGTCGATATCATCGAAGACTTCGTCTCGCTGACACAGTACGGGACGACACTCGACGGGACCTCGCGACTGTCGTTGGAGTCCGTGGTGGTCGAGGCACGGACGGCGACAGATACCGACGTGTCGTTGCTCGTGGCGGCCGACGAGACAGTCGAAGGGAGTCGGTCGCGGCTCGTTCACATGGTGACGAGCGCCGCCGAGTTCGCGGCGGCGAACGGTGCGGACTCGCTCGCGGTCGGCGTGGACGGCGACGCCGTCACCTTCACCGACGACGGCGACCCCGTGGGCGACGAGACCAACCCCGACGACTACTTCGACCTCGACGCGGCCGTCCCGAACAGTCGTGCGGGACTCGCACTCCCGAAAGTCCGGGTGTTGGCACAGCTCCACGGGTGGACGGTCCGACTCGACGAGGGCTACGAGACTGGGGTCAGGGTCGTCGTCGCCACGTCCGGTGCCGGTAGAGGACCCGTCACGTCGACGCCCACAGAGACGACGGCGTCGACTAGCGAGCCGGCAGAGGAGCCACAGTCGTCCCAGGCGTCGACCAGCACGGAGTCTGGCCGGGAGAACCGGTTGCCGTCGGTCGTTCCCGACGGACTGCGGCAGCGCGCCCGCGGGTGGACCTCCGACGACTGA
- a CDS encoding cyclic nucleotide-binding/CBS domain-containing protein, translated as MTDLLRSDPVTVTPSTPAAEAASRLHEATRDCLVVVDDGEPVGLLARRDFALDGATATRSPSGRPVGELLPTTHATVTTDCSVTRLCTELRAVDARHAVVVDDDGLAGVASLDDLLVALVRRHEAVAPGTGGRGD; from the coding sequence GTGACAGATCTGCTCAGGAGTGATCCCGTGACCGTGACACCGAGTACGCCGGCCGCCGAGGCCGCCAGTCGGCTCCACGAGGCGACCCGCGACTGTCTCGTCGTGGTCGACGACGGGGAGCCAGTCGGGCTGCTGGCCCGACGTGACTTCGCGCTCGACGGCGCGACGGCAACGCGGTCGCCCAGCGGCCGCCCGGTCGGTGAACTCCTGCCGACGACCCACGCGACAGTGACGACGGACTGTAGCGTCACGCGGCTGTGCACAGAGCTCCGTGCGGTCGACGCCCGCCACGCCGTGGTCGTCGACGACGACGGGCTTGCCGGCGTCGCCTCGCTGGACGATCTGCTCGTCGCGCTCGTCCGTCGCCACGAGGCCGTCGCCCCGGGGACGGGGGGTCGGGGCGACTGA
- a CDS encoding helix-turn-helix domain-containing protein, whose amino-acid sequence MTGDDTSSEELDETPTQMRQATLRVRHHGEPESDVSAAFPRVTLRSVSSMTGSGSRRKRIIELSGDPSRVASFLEEFRRADPIVSAEPLSPLSRNSVYVVFVYDVTAWDSITESLTELGVHYKAGTTINAGWERWVVYLEDPEELSRVMDHLRAGGNDVELMSNVEMSELSAPDQLHADQILGELTTRQRDALVAAIGVGYYEHDGDGAITDVADELGVAETTAWEHLSRAEGKLMRHIGRYLNR is encoded by the coding sequence GTGACTGGAGACGACACGAGCTCGGAGGAGCTCGACGAGACGCCGACACAGATGCGGCAGGCGACGCTCCGGGTCCGTCACCACGGGGAACCGGAGTCGGACGTCTCGGCGGCGTTCCCGCGCGTGACGCTCCGATCGGTCTCGTCGATGACCGGCAGTGGGAGTCGACGGAAGCGGATCATCGAACTCAGTGGCGACCCGAGCAGAGTCGCGTCGTTCCTCGAGGAGTTCCGCCGGGCCGACCCGATTGTCTCTGCCGAGCCGTTGTCTCCGTTGTCGCGCAACAGCGTGTACGTGGTCTTCGTCTACGACGTGACAGCGTGGGACAGCATCACGGAGTCGCTCACGGAGCTGGGGGTCCACTACAAGGCCGGGACGACGATCAACGCCGGCTGGGAGCGCTGGGTGGTCTACCTGGAGGACCCAGAGGAGTTGTCGCGGGTGATGGACCACCTCCGGGCGGGAGGAAACGACGTGGAGCTGATGTCGAACGTCGAGATGAGCGAGCTCTCGGCGCCCGACCAGCTGCACGCAGACCAGATACTCGGCGAGCTGACGACCCGTCAGCGCGACGCGCTCGTGGCCGCGATCGGTGTCGGTTACTACGAACACGACGGGGACGGCGCGATCACGGACGTCGCCGACGAGCTCGGCGTCGCGGAGACGACCGCGTGGGAACACCTCTCGCGTGCAGAGGGGAAGCTGATGCGACACATCGGACGCTACCTCAACCGGTGA
- a CDS encoding HalOD1 output domain-containing protein, whose product MTESSDTPTDDSRSSGFVRRNVDGQSVTTQVATAVADALGTTADDLTPLETVVDTDTLDRLFETRDTPELTVEFDYEDCHVTVDADTVGVEPPHHSLP is encoded by the coding sequence ATGACAGAGTCGAGTGACACCCCAACCGACGACAGCCGGTCGTCCGGGTTCGTCCGGCGGAACGTCGACGGCCAGTCTGTGACGACACAGGTCGCTACCGCGGTCGCAGACGCTCTCGGCACGACGGCCGACGACCTCACTCCGTTGGAGACCGTGGTCGACACGGACACGCTAGATCGACTGTTCGAGACCCGTGACACGCCCGAACTGACCGTCGAGTTCGACTACGAGGACTGTCACGTCACCGTCGACGCCGACACCGTCGGCGTCGAGCCGCCCCACCACTCGCTGCCGTAG
- a CDS encoding TrmB family transcriptional regulator, which yields MSRNDAETAGEVLQQLGLREYEAKCFVGLTRLSSGTAKQLSEITDVPRTRVYDAIRVLEAQGLVEVQHSSPKRFRAVPLSEATTTLRDQYDQRVDRLADALASLEPVDDDGDDSTPQEVWALSSPAAVESRTAELVADADEEVVLVVGHESVPTDALVETLADCDDEVDVVLGGVDESLTDRLHETVPTATTFVSELDWLDATTDDHVAVGRLLLVDRENILVSTVDRDGSDEHAVFGRGFRNGLVVVTRRLLAQGLLSDRDPEGEGESSPETDATGGENGSDGSDPG from the coding sequence ATGAGCAGGAACGACGCGGAGACAGCAGGAGAAGTGCTCCAGCAGCTCGGACTGCGGGAGTACGAGGCAAAGTGTTTCGTCGGCCTCACGCGGTTGTCGAGCGGGACGGCGAAACAGCTGAGCGAGATAACGGACGTGCCTCGGACACGGGTGTACGACGCAATCCGCGTGCTGGAGGCACAGGGACTGGTCGAGGTGCAACACTCCAGTCCCAAGCGGTTCCGCGCGGTGCCGTTGTCGGAGGCGACCACCACTCTCCGGGACCAGTACGACCAACGGGTCGACCGGCTCGCAGACGCGCTGGCGAGTCTCGAACCCGTGGACGACGACGGCGACGACAGCACCCCACAGGAGGTGTGGGCACTGTCCAGCCCGGCCGCCGTCGAGAGTCGAACGGCAGAGCTCGTCGCCGACGCCGACGAGGAGGTCGTCCTCGTCGTCGGCCACGAGTCGGTCCCGACGGACGCGCTCGTCGAGACGCTCGCCGACTGCGACGACGAGGTGGACGTGGTGTTGGGCGGGGTCGACGAGTCGCTGACGGACCGGCTCCACGAGACCGTGCCGACGGCGACGACGTTCGTCTCCGAGCTCGACTGGCTGGACGCGACCACGGACGATCACGTCGCGGTCGGACGACTGCTGTTGGTCGACCGGGAGAACATCCTCGTCAGCACCGTCGACCGCGACGGCAGCGACGAACACGCCGTGTTCGGCCGCGGCTTCCGCAACGGGCTGGTCGTCGTCACCCGACGACTGCTCGCACAGGGACTCCTCTCGGATCGGGATCCGGAGGGAGAAGGAGAGTCGTCGCCGGAGACGGACGCGACGGGCGGCGAGAACGGGTCGGACGGGAGCGACCCCGGCTGA
- a CDS encoding helix-turn-helix domain-containing protein — MSDTPSGDAGDGRRFERRQESDPETVSEILSVLGDEVSRAALAEADGSPIGVGRVVDTTDVSRSTVYRRLDRLVSLGLVREVSAPAASHSRTQYVSDLRAASVEFRDGGATVVLWYGEAAPLDAPVDDDVNVRVEDDGDDTVEFTLQVPSDRFSGDTQ, encoded by the coding sequence ATGAGCGACACGCCGAGTGGTGACGCAGGTGACGGCCGACGGTTCGAGCGGCGGCAGGAGAGTGACCCGGAGACGGTGTCGGAGATCCTGAGCGTGCTCGGCGACGAGGTGTCGCGGGCGGCACTCGCGGAGGCGGACGGCAGCCCGATCGGTGTCGGCCGCGTCGTCGACACGACGGACGTGTCGCGATCGACGGTGTACCGCCGGCTGGACCGGCTAGTCTCGCTCGGGCTCGTACGAGAGGTGTCGGCGCCGGCCGCCTCGCACAGCCGGACGCAGTACGTCTCCGACCTTCGGGCCGCCAGCGTGGAGTTCCGCGACGGGGGCGCGACAGTCGTCCTCTGGTACGGCGAGGCCGCCCCGCTGGACGCCCCCGTCGACGACGACGTGAACGTGCGTGTCGAGGACGACGGGGACGACACCGTCGAGTTCACGCTCCAAGTGCCGAGCGACCGGTTCTCGGGCGACACGCAGTGA